A genomic stretch from Verrucomicrobiota bacterium includes:
- the dnaB gene encoding replicative DNA helicase, which produces MSTSSRPTQAKGSSGASRATKSGSTADSSGGLVGRTMPHNVDAEQGLLASCILDSGEILPLCLERKIVPESFYVATHQIIFEAVVSLYEKKTVVDEILLAEELSNKNQLEIVGGMSGINQIMDRIETTAHASYFLDIVRTKYLLRRLIRSSTHTVERCFEEQENLEEFLQDVETEIFEIGMDKSEDTSREISQTIDAAVAMVHSFLEGKGSMRGVSTGLKDLDGLTLGLQKNNMVVLAARPSMGKTSLAMNIAEFVALPKKGDGAPTIIFSLEMGHQDLGMRLLCARARVSMSRLQDGFCSAEEKQLLASSAIELKKAPIVIDDSSNLTIMELRAKARRIASRIHNKYGKPVGLIVVDYLQLLAGTNSAVGREQQISEISRGIKGLAKELEVPVLVLSQLNRDMEKEKRKPRLSDLRESGSIEQDADVVMLLSKPKDSDDEYQTIQNVADLIVAKQRNGPVGELKLTFRKEYTRFENYSPQTDHESGY; this is translated from the coding sequence ATGTCCACGTCTTCTCGTCCAACTCAGGCTAAGGGTAGCTCAGGTGCTAGTCGTGCTACCAAGTCTGGTAGCACCGCAGATTCCAGCGGCGGACTTGTTGGTCGTACCATGCCGCATAATGTGGATGCGGAACAAGGATTATTAGCCTCTTGTATATTGGATAGCGGAGAAATTCTGCCTCTGTGTCTTGAAAGAAAAATTGTTCCTGAATCCTTTTACGTGGCGACTCATCAAATTATTTTTGAGGCCGTTGTTTCTCTCTATGAGAAAAAAACAGTAGTAGATGAGATCCTTTTGGCTGAGGAACTCTCCAATAAAAATCAACTGGAAATCGTTGGTGGTATGTCTGGGATCAATCAGATTATGGACCGTATCGAAACAACGGCCCACGCCAGTTATTTCCTCGATATCGTTCGCACGAAATACTTGTTACGCCGATTGATTCGTAGTTCGACCCATACGGTTGAGCGGTGTTTTGAAGAACAGGAAAATTTGGAGGAGTTTCTTCAGGATGTTGAAACGGAGATATTCGAGATCGGAATGGACAAATCCGAGGATACTTCCCGTGAAATCAGCCAGACCATTGATGCGGCTGTTGCCATGGTACATTCCTTTCTCGAAGGCAAAGGTTCGATGAGGGGTGTTTCTACCGGCCTTAAAGATTTAGATGGGCTGACATTGGGACTGCAGAAAAATAACATGGTTGTATTGGCAGCTCGTCCATCCATGGGTAAAACCAGTTTGGCTATGAATATTGCTGAATTTGTAGCCCTGCCCAAAAAAGGCGATGGTGCTCCTACCATCATATTCAGTTTAGAGATGGGTCACCAGGATCTCGGCATGCGTCTTCTCTGTGCACGTGCGCGTGTTTCAATGAGCCGTCTTCAAGATGGATTTTGTTCGGCTGAGGAGAAACAACTCCTTGCTTCGTCTGCTATCGAATTGAAAAAGGCGCCAATCGTCATCGATGATTCGAGCAACTTGACCATCATGGAGTTGCGGGCCAAAGCGCGGCGAATTGCTTCGAGAATTCATAACAAATATGGGAAACCCGTTGGCTTAATTGTTGTGGATTATTTACAACTGCTGGCAGGCACTAATTCGGCAGTCGGACGGGAACAACAGATCTCCGAAATCTCCCGCGGTATTAAAGGATTGGCCAAGGAACTTGAAGTTCCGGTCCTTGTCTTGAGTCAGTTGAACCGTGATATGGAGAAGGAAAAACGTAAGCCAAGGTTATCTGATCTACGTGAATCCGGATCCATTGAACAAGACGCTGATGTTGTCATGCTCCTTTCTAAACCTAAAGACTCGGATGACGAGTACCAGACAATCCAGAATGTGGCCGATTTAATCGTTGCCAAGCAGCGTAATGGACCAGTAGGAGAACTGAAATTAACCTTTCGCAAGGAATATACACGCTTTGAGAATTATTCGCCGCAAACCGATCATGAGTCTGGTTATTAG
- the pyrE gene encoding orotate phosphoribosyltransferase — protein sequence MSDNQAEILEIFKDSGALLHGHFILRSGLRSRHFFQCARVCENMDHVERLAELMLEKLKGVKFSTVLAPAMGGLVIGQEVARQAKVRFIFAEKQDDRLVLRRGFKLAAGEKVLVVEDVITRGGRAQEAIDIVRNEGGTVTGLALLADRSAGNATFDVPVVSLAEFNFPTFDPSALPEDLAAIPPIKPGS from the coding sequence ATGAGCGATAATCAAGCAGAGATACTCGAGATCTTCAAAGATTCAGGTGCGTTATTGCACGGTCATTTCATCCTGCGTTCGGGCCTTCGTAGTCGGCACTTTTTCCAATGCGCACGGGTGTGTGAGAATATGGACCATGTGGAAAGGTTGGCGGAACTAATGCTTGAAAAGCTGAAGGGTGTGAAGTTCAGCACCGTCCTCGCACCAGCAATGGGTGGACTTGTCATCGGTCAGGAAGTAGCACGCCAAGCCAAGGTCCGCTTTATTTTCGCGGAAAAGCAGGATGACCGGTTGGTGCTCAGACGTGGATTCAAACTGGCCGCCGGAGAAAAAGTATTGGTGGTTGAGGATGTGATCACCCGTGGTGGCCGAGCACAGGAGGCGATCGATATCGTCCGGAATGAGGGAGGCACAGTTACGGGACTCGCCTTGCTCGCTGATAGAAGTGCGGGAAACGCAACTTTTGACGTGCCGGTAGTTTCTTTGGCGGAGTTTAACTTCCCCACCTTTGATCCTTCTGCCCTTCCTGAAGATCTTGCAGCGATTCCGCCTATCAAACCAGGCAGTTAA
- the bamA gene encoding outer membrane protein assembly factor BamA: MSLVIRKTLPLLLALTLWGPSFLSAQQIAEGAIIGKLEIEFIGVQNVNVEVLRANMQVRSGMVYSEAIVDDSLRALYSTGLFEYIDVKRTQIADGKLDLIFRVKSKYRVLAIYFDGNYKIKERRLQKEVSTRANAALNERQVKDDSQKLFEYYQKKGYTQVRVDYSIDRDPETGFGEVTFTIDEGPKVKVSKITFQGNLLEKNRRLVKQMKTRPWNWISWLTGSGKLDEVQFEEDLIKVKDYYREEGYLDVEIYEDQIQYDYSRKGKLEIKIPINEGRQYLLGDISVSGNELFPSELLVAGIELRKDDVFSPEEVDKAREAFTDFYGSIGYLDSRVDVQRIPNLETGAIDLKFGITEGERFRVESINIEGNTKTKSVVILRELTLAPGMPFDLVRMKIAQQRLENTQWFEKVEATDEQTNIPQRRNLKVTVEEGRTGNFTFGAGYSSIQRAVGFIEITQGNFDIFNYRSFFQGDGQKLRIRLEAGSRSSQMSIYFEEPYFLDNYFYQLAFGFQIFNQESDFLSTLYQETRAGFEVFFRKHLFELIEGRLSYRLEDVTLDFFNQIPFGFQGYFGENELDLARNRVNSQVSQVSLGLSRDTRDKILFTNKGTRLQLINTVAGGPLGGTQSFGRVDFLAASWIPTFELGQGILVDVRAGVGFGFGDTKRLPFAEQFFLGGPNTIRGYDFRKVGPVDLGEPLVDPFGGAFLDENGNPRYRSRPTFESKGGQTQATVTLEYFYSISPQVRISAFYDGGLVNRGFGDFGMDWWSDDFGVGITLMVMGTPLRLDYAIPLNATVIKDEFGGTIYTNDEGAQFNFNFGTRF; the protein is encoded by the coding sequence ATGAGTCTGGTTATTAGAAAGACTCTGCCGCTTTTGCTGGCACTAACGCTTTGGGGACCTTCTTTTTTGTCGGCCCAACAAATAGCTGAAGGTGCCATCATTGGTAAACTGGAAATCGAATTCATCGGCGTACAAAACGTAAACGTTGAAGTTTTGCGCGCTAATATGCAGGTCCGTTCCGGCATGGTTTATAGCGAGGCTATTGTCGATGATTCACTCCGCGCTTTGTATAGCACTGGGTTGTTTGAATACATCGATGTTAAAAGAACGCAGATCGCCGATGGGAAATTGGATTTAATTTTCCGTGTAAAATCCAAATATCGTGTGCTCGCAATTTACTTCGATGGCAATTATAAGATAAAGGAAAGGCGCCTGCAAAAGGAAGTATCTACCCGCGCAAATGCTGCCCTCAATGAGCGCCAGGTAAAAGATGACTCTCAAAAACTTTTCGAGTATTACCAAAAAAAAGGTTACACTCAGGTAAGAGTAGACTACTCGATTGATCGTGACCCCGAAACGGGGTTTGGTGAAGTCACTTTTACCATAGACGAAGGCCCCAAAGTCAAAGTTAGTAAGATAACTTTTCAGGGGAATTTGCTGGAAAAGAACCGGCGTTTGGTAAAGCAGATGAAGACTCGGCCATGGAATTGGATCTCCTGGTTGACCGGATCCGGGAAGCTGGATGAAGTTCAGTTTGAAGAAGATCTTATTAAGGTGAAAGACTATTACCGGGAAGAAGGTTATCTCGACGTGGAGATCTATGAAGATCAGATTCAGTATGATTACAGCCGGAAGGGTAAGCTGGAAATCAAAATTCCCATTAATGAAGGTCGGCAGTACCTACTCGGAGACATTTCTGTATCAGGTAACGAGCTTTTCCCATCCGAGTTGCTTGTTGCTGGAATCGAGCTCAGAAAAGATGATGTGTTTTCACCTGAAGAAGTCGATAAGGCGCGCGAGGCATTTACCGATTTTTATGGGTCTATTGGTTACCTGGATAGCCGCGTTGATGTCCAACGAATTCCGAATCTGGAGACCGGCGCAATTGATCTGAAATTTGGTATCACCGAAGGTGAACGGTTCCGGGTTGAGTCTATCAATATTGAAGGAAACACAAAAACCAAAAGTGTGGTTATTCTTCGTGAACTGACACTCGCTCCTGGCATGCCCTTTGACTTGGTGCGCATGAAAATCGCCCAGCAACGATTGGAAAATACACAGTGGTTTGAAAAAGTAGAAGCTACTGATGAGCAAACAAACATCCCGCAGCGTCGTAATCTCAAAGTAACCGTTGAAGAAGGCCGGACGGGCAACTTCACGTTTGGAGCCGGATATTCGTCAATTCAACGTGCGGTTGGATTTATTGAAATAACCCAGGGTAATTTTGACATCTTTAACTACCGTTCTTTTTTCCAGGGCGATGGTCAAAAGCTAAGAATCCGTTTGGAAGCAGGTTCAAGATCCTCTCAAATGAGTATCTATTTTGAAGAGCCTTATTTTCTGGATAACTACTTTTACCAACTCGCATTCGGGTTTCAGATATTTAATCAGGAGTCGGATTTCCTGAGCACCCTTTACCAGGAAACAAGGGCCGGATTTGAAGTGTTTTTTAGAAAACATTTGTTCGAACTGATCGAAGGCCGCCTATCCTACCGTTTGGAAGATGTTACCTTGGATTTCTTCAACCAAATACCGTTTGGTTTTCAAGGCTACTTCGGTGAGAACGAACTGGATCTTGCTCGTAATCGAGTGAACAGTCAGGTATCTCAAGTCTCACTTGGCCTTTCAAGAGACACACGCGACAAGATTCTTTTTACGAATAAAGGTACGCGACTTCAATTAATCAATACGGTTGCTGGAGGTCCATTAGGCGGAACACAAAGTTTTGGAAGAGTGGACTTTCTCGCAGCGAGTTGGATTCCTACCTTCGAACTCGGTCAGGGGATTCTTGTCGATGTGCGTGCCGGGGTTGGATTCGGGTTTGGGGATACGAAAAGGCTCCCTTTTGCGGAACAGTTTTTCCTTGGTGGTCCAAACACCATTCGTGGTTATGACTTTCGTAAGGTCGGACCGGTCGACTTAGGCGAACCGTTGGTTGATCCATTTGGTGGCGCATTCCTGGACGAAAATGGTAATCCTCGTTACCGTTCTCGCCCAACCTTCGAATCGAAGGGCGGACAAACCCAAGCTACTGTAACCCTTGAGTATTTTTACAGCATTTCTCCGCAAGTCCGTATATCTGCCTTCTATGATGGTGGACTGGTCAATCGAGGCTTTGGTGATTTTGGTATGGATTGGTGGAGTGATGACTTCGGTGTTGGAATAACACTCATGGTGATGGGGACCCCGTTGCGTCTTGATTACGCGATTCCGTTAAATGCTACCGTCATCAAAGATGAATTTGGCGGTACTATCTACACCAACGATGAAGGTGCTCAGTTTAACTTTAATTTTGGTACTCGCTTCTAA
- the rplI gene encoding 50S ribosomal protein L9: MATASVLLIKPVDGLGAEGDEAKVKVGYARNYLVPQKLAVPLTAANRKQIEALKVAKAAREQKEVVIAEELKAKLEEIHIAVQVRAGEDGKMFGAVTAQELYDYIIKEGVEVDRKKIMLPSPIKTLGKHSTEIKLHSEVVFDFEFEVVPLHEDEK, translated from the coding sequence ATGGCAACAGCATCTGTTTTATTAATTAAACCCGTCGACGGCCTCGGAGCCGAAGGAGACGAAGCAAAAGTAAAGGTGGGGTATGCCCGCAACTATCTGGTTCCACAAAAGTTGGCGGTTCCGTTAACGGCGGCAAACCGAAAGCAAATTGAGGCTCTAAAAGTGGCCAAAGCAGCACGGGAGCAAAAAGAAGTGGTGATCGCTGAAGAGTTGAAAGCGAAACTCGAAGAGATCCATATTGCTGTTCAAGTGCGAGCAGGTGAAGATGGAAAGATGTTCGGTGCCGTTACTGCTCAGGAGCTTTACGACTATATTATCAAAGAAGGCGTCGAGGTGGATCGTAAAAAGATCATGCTACCAAGTCCCATTAAGACACTAGGCAAGCATTCGACTGAAATTAAGCTTCATAGCGAAGTAGTATTCGATTTCGAATTCGAAGTGGTGCCGCTTCACGAGGATGAGAAATAG
- a CDS encoding OmpH family outer membrane protein: MKKFVLSFILVVSQAMVLGQASAELSIITVDVSRLYEGYYKTKEATNKLQGRFDTAKAQLDEMMAAGDVEVKAYQTMLEQAQNPALSDSARKDAEDDANLQMEKIRSLQQDVQTFQKSTQNQLAQQQATQRQFMLEEIKTVILEIAQQRKADLVFDISTGINVGLPSVIFANPAWDSTDDVLGVLNADAPPPPAGN, from the coding sequence ATGAAAAAGTTCGTTTTAAGTTTCATTTTGGTAGTCTCCCAAGCCATGGTTTTAGGCCAAGCCTCTGCTGAGCTCTCCATCATTACTGTGGATGTATCTCGCCTGTATGAAGGCTATTATAAGACCAAGGAAGCCACCAATAAGCTACAAGGCCGGTTTGATACAGCGAAGGCTCAACTAGATGAGATGATGGCCGCTGGAGACGTTGAGGTCAAAGCTTACCAAACTATGTTGGAGCAGGCGCAGAATCCTGCTTTGTCGGACAGTGCCCGTAAAGATGCCGAAGATGATGCAAATTTACAAATGGAGAAAATCCGTAGCCTCCAGCAAGACGTTCAGACATTTCAAAAAAGTACTCAGAACCAACTTGCTCAACAACAAGCGACCCAGCGCCAATTTATGCTTGAGGAAATAAAGACGGTTATTCTTGAAATTGCTCAGCAAAGAAAGGCGGATTTAGTATTCGATATTTCGACCGGAATCAATGTTGGCTTGCCTTCAGTTATTTTTGCTAATCCAGCGTGGGATTCAACCGATGATGTATTGGGGGTGTTGAACGCTGACGCACCACCTCCACCTGCAGGAAATTAA
- the ssb gene encoding single-stranded DNA-binding protein has product MSSFNKVILMGNLTRDPELRVTASGLSICKLSLATNRVFQTKDGEKKEEVTYVDIDAFGRQAETISKYMSKGRSILVEGRLKLDSWETPQGDKRSKLGVVLENFQFTGGRGDSEGSGSSDESSHVERDSPPPRSSAPKAPVDDIEEDDVPF; this is encoded by the coding sequence ATGTCATCATTCAATAAAGTAATACTCATGGGCAATCTCACTCGTGATCCAGAATTGCGGGTAACTGCAAGCGGACTGAGTATTTGCAAACTTTCTTTGGCTACCAACCGGGTTTTCCAAACCAAGGATGGTGAAAAGAAAGAAGAGGTCACCTATGTCGATATCGATGCTTTTGGCCGTCAGGCTGAGACTATTTCCAAGTATATGTCCAAGGGCCGCTCTATTCTGGTGGAAGGCCGTTTGAAACTCGACAGTTGGGAAACTCCACAGGGCGACAAACGGAGCAAGCTCGGTGTGGTATTGGAAAATTTTCAATTTACGGGTGGACGCGGTGATAGCGAAGGCTCGGGAAGTTCGGATGAATCGTCCCACGTAGAGCGTGATAGCCCACCTCCCCGGAGTAGTGCCCCTAAAGCACCAGTCGATGATATCGAAGAAGACGACGTACCTTTTTAA
- a CDS encoding ribose-phosphate pyrophosphokinase, with protein sequence MTEQEASSSLTNLKIFTCNSNIPLAKEICESLGVPLGDADVTKFPNGESFVKINENVRGRDVFVIQSICYPPNQHLMELLIFIDAARRASANRITAVIPFYGYARQDRKDQPRVPITSKLVANLLVSAGADRILTMDLHAQQIVGFFDIPVDHLYASPIFYDYLMKHTDTKNTVVISPDVGGMKMAAAYANILNCPFGVVAKKRIDAAHVEAESLVGDVRGKEVLIVDDMTETAGTLTAAAKIVREHGATKVRACVSHGVLNKYAHERLKGGPIDELITTNSTPVDGGDSGVPVTVISIADLFGKAIMRTHRFESVSSLFRIKPEGESE encoded by the coding sequence ATGACCGAACAAGAAGCTTCTAGCTCCCTAACAAATCTAAAAATATTCACGTGCAATTCAAACATACCGCTTGCTAAAGAAATTTGTGAATCATTGGGAGTTCCTCTGGGGGATGCTGATGTAACCAAGTTTCCTAACGGTGAGAGTTTTGTAAAGATCAACGAAAATGTCCGTGGACGGGATGTGTTCGTAATTCAGTCGATTTGTTATCCACCCAACCAACATTTGATGGAGCTGCTGATTTTTATCGACGCAGCTCGCCGAGCCTCGGCAAATCGCATAACCGCTGTAATACCTTTCTACGGGTACGCGAGGCAGGATAGAAAAGATCAGCCGCGTGTGCCTATTACTTCGAAGTTGGTTGCGAACCTCCTTGTTTCAGCTGGGGCCGACCGGATTCTTACGATGGATCTTCACGCTCAACAGATCGTGGGATTCTTCGACATCCCGGTCGACCACTTGTACGCGTCTCCTATTTTCTATGATTATTTGATGAAGCATACAGATACCAAGAACACAGTCGTGATTTCACCCGATGTGGGTGGTATGAAGATGGCCGCAGCCTATGCGAATATTTTGAATTGTCCTTTTGGCGTTGTCGCCAAGAAGCGCATCGATGCAGCTCATGTTGAAGCCGAAAGTCTGGTAGGGGATGTTCGAGGTAAGGAAGTCCTGATTGTCGATGACATGACAGAGACAGCGGGAACGCTCACCGCCGCCGCTAAAATTGTTCGTGAACATGGAGCAACCAAGGTCCGTGCCTGCGTGAGCCATGGAGTATTAAATAAATATGCCCATGAGCGCCTAAAGGGTGGGCCCATTGATGAATTGATTACTACAAATTCGACTCCGGTGGATGGTGGAGATAGCGGAGTTCCCGTAACCGTTATAAGTATTGCCGACCTGTTCGGAAAGGCCATCATGAGAACGCATAGGTTTGAAAGTGTTTCCAGTCTCTTCCGAATCAAGCCTGAAGGTGAGAGCGAATAA
- the lpxD gene encoding UDP-3-O-(3-hydroxymyristoyl)glucosamine N-acyltransferase, producing the protein MTSPLEVKGTITGAINRIASLEDALPGDISFLANRKYNKLVSKSKATVVIVPEDYEGEPSSEQVFLLHGNPSRAIDLIAEQIQRQLSPRPTSGIHPTACVHNSVVVPESAHVGAFAVLEEGAIIGESCVIESHVVVGRFAKIGDSSVLKSRAVLADYCEIGKDCMIHSGAVIGSDGFGYETVDGKHLRSPQIGIVVLEDRVDIGSNSTIDRARFHETRIGEGTKIDNLVQIAHNVTIGKGCFFAAQVGIAGSTKIGDFVLFGGASGASGHLTIGDFCQIGGSTAVYKNLPPKTFVSGCPSMPYYQAQKFNVLRTKLPELFHRVSTLENQPPSNS; encoded by the coding sequence TTGACCTCACCTCTGGAGGTTAAAGGTACTATCACCGGTGCCATCAATCGGATTGCATCCTTAGAAGATGCGCTCCCCGGAGACATCTCCTTTTTGGCTAATCGCAAGTACAACAAACTGGTAAGCAAGTCGAAGGCCACAGTCGTCATTGTTCCTGAAGACTATGAAGGTGAGCCCAGTTCAGAGCAGGTGTTTCTACTACATGGCAATCCTTCAAGGGCGATTGATTTAATAGCTGAGCAAATCCAACGGCAATTATCGCCCAGGCCGACTTCGGGAATTCACCCAACTGCCTGCGTCCATAATTCGGTTGTAGTTCCAGAGAGTGCTCACGTTGGTGCTTTCGCTGTCTTGGAAGAAGGCGCAATTATCGGCGAATCTTGTGTCATTGAATCCCATGTCGTAGTCGGGCGATTTGCTAAGATCGGGGATTCGTCCGTTCTGAAGAGCCGGGCCGTCCTGGCGGATTATTGTGAGATCGGGAAGGATTGCATGATTCATTCGGGTGCTGTTATTGGGTCCGACGGCTTTGGTTATGAGACCGTCGATGGGAAGCATTTAAGGTCACCTCAAATTGGAATTGTGGTGTTAGAAGATCGAGTGGATATCGGCTCCAACTCTACTATCGATAGAGCACGTTTCCATGAAACCCGGATTGGCGAGGGCACCAAAATCGATAATCTCGTTCAAATTGCTCACAATGTGACCATAGGCAAAGGGTGCTTTTTTGCTGCACAGGTAGGGATAGCCGGCAGTACCAAGATTGGAGATTTTGTTCTCTTTGGTGGAGCTTCCGGTGCATCGGGTCATCTCACAATTGGAGACTTTTGCCAAATTGGGGGAAGCACGGCTGTGTATAAAAACTTGCCGCCCAAGACCTTTGTGTCTGGATGTCCTTCGATGCCTTATTATCAGGCCCAAAAATTTAACGTTCTCCGTACTAAATTACCTGAACTTTTCCACCGTGTCTCCACACTCGAAAACCAACCTCCATCAAATTCATGA
- a CDS encoding Do family serine endopeptidase translates to MKTRHLLVAPLLVVVVLGFAQAVIKDTAKVLPEIVYDDSPLDRSNKNLMTSYADILDKVTPAVVSVSTSKVLQGARYDLPPQFQDDPFLRRFFGESDSPDEKPKSEGLGSGVIVSKDGYIITNNHVIENVDAVSVRLKDGRVFEAVIVGADSKTDVAVLKIDGEGLPTLSLADSEQARVGDIVFAVGNPLRVGQTVTQGIVSATNRTSLSLIEGEGYENFLQTDASINPGNSGGPLVDAQGRILGINTAILSQSGGSIGIGFAIPSNMAKNVMISLIQTGEVSRGYLGVSIGDLDSELAEQFGMNGTNGAVITQVYPNTPAADAGLLLYDVITAVNGHEITSRLDLRLQISQITPGAEIMIELIRDGDKLQLPVVLANLSDAEVAVDNNSEPIELLPGVSLMEMSDALREQFRIGQTVQGLVISEVSKNSDYLEDLKPGMVIMGINRKKVETIDEATEFLTPGKNLLYVYFEGRNNFLVIRKD, encoded by the coding sequence ATGAAAACTCGCCATCTCCTTGTTGCCCCTCTCCTGGTGGTTGTCGTTTTGGGTTTTGCCCAAGCGGTCATAAAAGACACCGCCAAGGTACTTCCCGAAATCGTCTATGACGACTCGCCACTTGATCGATCAAATAAAAACCTGATGACAAGTTACGCGGATATACTCGATAAAGTTACGCCAGCGGTTGTCAGTGTTTCTACCTCCAAAGTTTTACAAGGCGCACGTTATGATCTCCCTCCACAATTTCAGGACGATCCCTTCCTTCGTCGGTTTTTCGGTGAATCTGATTCCCCCGATGAAAAACCGAAGTCTGAGGGGCTAGGTTCAGGTGTCATTGTCAGTAAAGATGGCTACATCATTACCAACAATCATGTAATCGAAAATGTTGATGCGGTCAGTGTGAGACTTAAGGACGGCCGGGTGTTTGAAGCTGTAATTGTGGGTGCCGACAGTAAGACGGATGTTGCCGTTCTTAAAATCGACGGGGAAGGGCTTCCAACTCTGTCGTTGGCCGATAGTGAGCAAGCTCGCGTTGGCGATATCGTGTTTGCCGTTGGCAATCCCCTTCGGGTTGGACAGACTGTTACGCAGGGAATCGTTTCCGCAACGAACCGTACTTCTTTGAGCCTTATCGAAGGTGAAGGGTACGAAAATTTTCTTCAGACCGATGCCTCCATAAATCCTGGTAATTCAGGTGGACCGCTGGTCGATGCTCAAGGCCGCATCCTTGGCATCAATACTGCGATCCTTTCACAATCAGGCGGGAGTATTGGTATCGGTTTTGCCATCCCCAGTAACATGGCGAAGAATGTGATGATAAGTTTGATCCAGACGGGTGAAGTGAGTCGTGGTTATCTTGGGGTCAGCATTGGAGATCTTGATAGCGAACTTGCCGAACAATTTGGAATGAACGGCACAAATGGAGCTGTAATTACACAAGTGTATCCTAATACACCTGCGGCTGACGCAGGTCTGCTTCTATACGATGTGATCACCGCGGTAAATGGACATGAAATAACTTCCCGCTTGGATTTACGGCTTCAGATTTCGCAAATAACACCTGGCGCGGAAATCATGATAGAGCTCATTCGGGATGGAGATAAACTTCAACTGCCGGTGGTGTTGGCCAATCTAAGCGATGCCGAGGTTGCGGTGGACAACAACTCTGAGCCTATTGAATTACTTCCCGGTGTTTCTCTTATGGAAATGAGCGACGCACTACGTGAGCAATTTCGCATCGGCCAAACCGTTCAAGGCCTTGTTATCAGCGAGGTGTCTAAAAATTCCGATTATCTGGAAGACTTGAAACCTGGTATGGTGATTATGGGCATCAATCGTAAGAAGGTTGAGACCATTGATGAAGCAACCGAATTTTTAACCCCGGGTAAGAATCTTCTCTACGTCTACTTTGAAGGACGGAATAACTTTCTGGTTATACGTAAAGACTAG
- a CDS encoding LacI family DNA-binding transcriptional regulator gives MITSTKDLAEYLGLSRWTISRVLNGHPEVKEETRQRVLEAANSFGFSPNAMARGLRGGSTGLIGVCFQELESPALAKKMSFLQRQLRSLGFQGMIELTDGDPELEESVIRHFLSLKTDGIILVGSTLKASSRTINRLVQTGVSIVLVDPIHQLPFPTIHLDRAGIMERIVEHLWNRGHRQFALLGIESDRVLGKVRIDGIRKGLEKFKGDFASQVSSYTAPGFGLQDYGYGYSLAKTVLDIKDPATAWIAMNDRLAIGALSHLRERKIEVPEKLALVGFDNLDISSWYDPPLTTVDQVIPKLFREVVARLVSSINEPLKNATSIDWIFPELIIRKTS, from the coding sequence ATGATTACATCCACCAAAGATCTTGCCGAGTATCTGGGATTATCCCGGTGGACAATATCGCGTGTGCTTAATGGTCATCCGGAGGTAAAAGAGGAGACACGTCAAAGAGTACTGGAAGCGGCAAATAGTTTTGGATTCTCGCCCAATGCGATGGCAAGAGGTTTACGCGGCGGATCTACCGGCTTGATCGGTGTCTGCTTTCAAGAACTCGAGTCGCCTGCTCTTGCCAAGAAGATGTCGTTTCTACAGCGGCAACTGAGATCCTTGGGGTTTCAAGGCATGATTGAGCTGACCGATGGAGATCCTGAATTGGAGGAAAGTGTCATTCGCCATTTTCTATCTTTAAAAACCGACGGAATTATCCTGGTTGGCTCCACGTTAAAGGCCAGCAGCCGAACGATTAACCGTCTCGTCCAAACGGGTGTTTCCATCGTTTTGGTAGATCCTATTCATCAGCTTCCCTTTCCCACTATCCATCTTGATCGCGCAGGAATAATGGAACGGATCGTTGAGCACCTATGGAATAGGGGACACAGGCAATTTGCACTGTTGGGCATTGAGAGTGACCGGGTTCTGGGAAAGGTACGAATTGATGGCATCCGTAAGGGCCTTGAAAAGTTCAAGGGAGATTTCGCCTCTCAGGTAAGCAGCTATACTGCTCCCGGTTTCGGCCTTCAGGATTACGGTTATGGTTACTCGTTGGCGAAAACGGTTTTGGACATCAAAGACCCTGCAACCGCCTGGATCGCCATGAATGATCGCCTTGCGATAGGAGCGTTATCTCATTTACGTGAGCGAAAAATTGAGGTTCCTGAGAAGCTGGCGCTTGTCGGTTTTGACAACCTCGACATCTCTTCCTGGTATGATCCCCCACTGACAACGGTTGATCAGGTAATCCCCAAATTATTCCGGGAAGTCGTCGCCCGATTGGTATCTTCTATCAACGAGCCGCTCAAAAATGCGACATCCATCGATTGGATATTCCCTGAACTTATTATCAGGAAAACAAGTTAA